The Persephonella atlantica region CTTTATATCCCTGTCTATCAGATAGTCTGCTAAGTTTTCAGCCATTTTTTTCGTCAGGGTTATAACGATAGCCCTTTCTCCCCTTTCTTTTACGTTCCATATCTCATTTATCAGGTCATCAATCTGTCCTTCTGTTGGTTTTACAATAACTTCAGGGTCTAACAGGCCTGTAGGCCTGATAATCTGCTCCACAATAACACCTTTAGACCTTTCTATCTCCCACGGAGCAGGTGTTGCCGAAACATAAATAGCTTTCTGTATTTTCTCTACAAACTCTTCAAACTTAAGAGGTCTGTTGTCATATGCAGACTTCATACGCCAGCCGTATTTAACTAAATTCTCTTTCCTTCTCCTATCTCCGTTATACATTGCCCTTATCTGTGGAATAGTCACATGTGATTCATCTATTATCAGCAAAAAATCTTCTGGAAAATAATCAATAAGTGTGTAGGGAGGTTCTCCCGGTTTTCTCCCATCAAAATATCTTGAGTAGTTTTCTATACCTTTACATGTTCCCAGCTCAAGCATCATCTCAATGTCATAATTTGTCCTCTGCCACAGTCTGTTTGCCTCTATCTCTTTTCCTGCTTTCCTGAACTCTTCCACTTCCTTTTCTAAATCTATCTGTATCTGCTTTACCGCGTCTACCATGTCAGGACGGGGAATAACATAATGACTGGCAGGAAATATCACTGTTGTGTTTAGTTTTCTTTTTATGTCTCTGTTAAACAGGTCAAGCTCTGTGATGCTTTCTATCTCATCACCAAAAAACTCAACTCTCAAAATAATATCTTCTGTGTGGGAGGGAAGTATCTCAACTGTATCCCCTTTTACTCTGAATGTTCCCCTTTTAAAAGAAAAGTCGTCTCTCACATACTGGAGCTCCACTAATCTTCTCAGCAGTTCCTGTCTGTCCATAGACTGACCAACAAACAGGTGAAGTCTCAATTTTTCGTAAAACTCAGGGGTTCCAAGACCATAAATACAGGAAACAGAAGCAACAACTATCGTATCTGGTCTTTCTATCAGACTTCTTGTTGCTGAGTGCCTCAGTCTGTCTATCGCATCGTTTATAGAGCTGTCTTTTTCTATATAAAGGTCTTTTTCCGGCACATAAGCTTCCGGCTGGTAGTAATCATAGTAAGAGACAAAGTATTCAACAGCATTATCTGGGAACAGCTCTTTCAGTTCCCTGTAAATCTGGGCTGCAAGGGTTTTGTTATGGGTTAAAATCAAAGCAGGCTTACCGTATTTCTCTATAACGTTAGCAAATGTGATTGTTTTTCCTGTTCCTGTTGCCCCAAGTAAAACCTGCTCATTAATACCGCTTTTTAGATTTTCATAAAGCTGCTGTATAGCCTTCGGCTGGTCTCCTGCAGGAGGAAAAGGCATATTTATCCTAAAAGGTGTTTTACCCATCAGTCCTCCTTTTTTTCTACAATTTATTCCTGTTTGAAATATATCAAATCTCTAAATATAATATCCTTCTGACATTTTTATTTAAAGGCATAACTATGTATCAGATAATAAACACAGAAGTTGAAAAATATCTGA contains the following coding sequences:
- the uvrB gene encoding excinuclease ABC subunit UvrB — translated: MGKTPFRINMPFPPAGDQPKAIQQLYENLKSGINEQVLLGATGTGKTITFANVIEKYGKPALILTHNKTLAAQIYRELKELFPDNAVEYFVSYYDYYQPEAYVPEKDLYIEKDSSINDAIDRLRHSATRSLIERPDTIVVASVSCIYGLGTPEFYEKLRLHLFVGQSMDRQELLRRLVELQYVRDDFSFKRGTFRVKGDTVEILPSHTEDIILRVEFFGDEIESITELDLFNRDIKRKLNTTVIFPASHYVIPRPDMVDAVKQIQIDLEKEVEEFRKAGKEIEANRLWQRTNYDIEMMLELGTCKGIENYSRYFDGRKPGEPPYTLIDYFPEDFLLIIDESHVTIPQIRAMYNGDRRRKENLVKYGWRMKSAYDNRPLKFEEFVEKIQKAIYVSATPAPWEIERSKGVIVEQIIRPTGLLDPEVIVKPTEGQIDDLINEIWNVKERGERAIVITLTKKMAENLADYLIDRDIKAVYLHSEIDTIERAKIIKELREGKYDVIVGVNLLREGIDMPEVSLVAVLDADKEGFLRSTTALIQIIGRAARNVNGKAILYADRITPAMEKAIEETERRRKVQMEYNRKHNVTPQTVSKEVKELISLEEIGIYEMQEYLPEDVETEEDLLKKIENLEKEMWHAAENWEFERAAEIRDQIEKLRKLVGVF